In Citrus sinensis cultivar Valencia sweet orange chromosome 3, DVS_A1.0, whole genome shotgun sequence, the sequence tGCATGTGAGACAAGAGCATGTCACTgcacaaaatacaaaaacattGTTTCACTTGTCAccaaaaatcttatttgttgCCTAAAAAAACAGAAATTGTGTTCGTGCAACCAAAAAACTGTCGCACGAGAGACATAAAGTTGTTGTCCAAAAACACAGAATGTATGTGCGACAAAAGTATATCGCCGCACAACAGACAAAAACAGTGTTTTTGTGCGACAAGACTTGTCCCTCGTGCAACAATTTTGTCAcctaaaaacacaaaaactcAATACGGGCGACATCAGTTCATTGCACATGCGACAACATTGTCACCCAAAAACACAGTCTGTATTAGTGCGATAAGGTCTTGTCGCATGGGAGACAAACTTGTCACCCAAAAACACAGAAACTGTGTTTCTGCAACATGCGCACACAAACACTGCAAATTCATAAACATATCAACTTAAGCAAACTTTGacgggaaaaataaaaattacagctaagactacttttattttacacacCCATTtgaataacaataacaaatttttggcTTTATAGCCTTATTACGCTATGTATGGTGTAAAtcacaaacataaaataactaataattaaattttttcaactcATGGCCACATATGGCTAAACTCATTCtccttttaatcaatttttccaCCACCAACCCATGAACAAGACAAATTAAACACAACCAACAACCACTTATAAAActccaaaaacaagaaaatcaaaggtatttaaaaattttagactttgATAAAATAACTAACCTCTTACAAACTCCAATAACAGTGGCATCTTCCGGCCGCCGTTGATCGTCATCGGTCGGTGGCCTTATCCGACCACCtatgtttttcttcttaatgGGTTATGTATACTCTTgatgtgtatttatttttgttccaGCAAATGAGAGTAGGTGAGTGCAGTGAAAATTGTGAGAGAATGTCATCCATTGCTTTTTTGTGCTGgggaaagagaagagaaagagaaatgcACTCTTTTACATAATGGATATTGTGTCTAATCGGTTAATACAATtgtccaataaattttaaaccatttttttgttgttatttgattttttttataatttcaccttatcttttacatatttGCCCtcgtcaactaacggtcaaacCGTATGTATACTAACGGCATGGGAGGTAAGTGAGAATACAATCAAACTTGCCATCTAAGTGAAATTAtatcaaacctcaggggaggtttctGAAAATTGCCCTTTAAAACTCTTATATTTAGTAAAGTGATATTAGAGTCAAATTTTGATAGTCAAAATGTGGTGGTAGAACAATTTAGATGTGTCTGAAAAGTTTTAGATCCGACGGTGGTTTCGTCCAAACGGAGATTGTTGAATTGCGTCCTACATTAACTTGTTAAAGGAAGTCAACTAGGTTTATAAGTACAATAAATCCCTCCATCTAAtaggttaatttttttgagagaAATACCTAAATATCTTGGACCTAGTCCCCAACCTCTAGTATCAGAGCCTGAGCCTGAGCCTGAGCCTGGACTTTAAGGGTTTTACCAAAATATACCAACTTTTGGGCAGAATTGCTAATGATTCTAGCAGGTAGTCCAATcgtcaattttcaaattaattgtaaatctagtaaacaaattaaattcatactcAATGCATATCTGCAGTTGCGTGGTTACGTGTTTCGAGggaacttttatgaaatttttggtAAATAATCCTTATATTTGGTATCCTTACACCTTACTTGATGTAGCTACCTTTCTAACAGGTTTTCTCGATCGTGACTCTCCATACATAATAGAAATATTGAGGTCAATGCACTATTACAAGGAAACTAATTACAACAAGCAAGCAGGTGTGGTTTTGACATTCCGGTCAGTGCACAAAGTAGAAAGTGGAGCAAAGGCCCAAAGCGGGGTTGACAAAGTTTCAACGCTTTACGGTGGCAACAGTCGCAGGCTTTGCCTATGCAGTCATAAATACCAGGCTATTTCTTTCCTTCAGTAGGTGCTTGTTTTGTTGGTTTCGGAAAAAACTCCGTCATAGCTCAGCTAATTGGTTCTGGCCGCACTAGCTTTGGCATTGCCTTGGTTTCGCCTGGAATGCAATATCTCGTTACATGGGAAACAATGCTAGGCATTTTCCGTTTTCTTCTTTCAACATTTACGATAAAAGTGGCCAAAACAAAAGTTCTCAATGAGAATGACCTTACATTCAATCGGAAAGAGTATCAAAGCTACTCAAATTTATGTACAACTGCTACTCTCCCATTAATGGTTGGGTTTGAATTTGTGGGTATTACAGGTATTATCACTCATTTTGTCGTTTTCCATGCGAGGTACACAATGGCACTTATTGGCACAATGCTTGATTTCTCGACTGACTTAATTCCCATTTGCATTTCTGCACTAAAAGgatcaataaatttaatgcaGTAGATATCTTGTCTACGGAGGCATGGCATATTTGACTTCAGAACTAAGTTCATCATATATCTTGCCTAGTCCATTCCAGTAAAAATTTGCTTCTAGATTGTACTTACAAATAAACCTCCTAAGTTGAGAACTTGTGAATGGGTGAATCAGCCCAGTCATCCTTTTGCCTTAGCAGTTTTGTTTGATGCATATCTACAACATCCTCTTATCAACAAGctaattagaaaatgatattCAAGTTAGTAATCCTCCTACTACAAGTCCACAATGGCCTGAGATTAACAATACTTGATACTTTCTTCATGTAAATGCAGTCTATAAAGCTTTTTCATGATGCCCTCATAGAGGAACCCTGCAAGAGACTTATCAATCAACTTAAAGACAGAGGATCCTTAAGGAGTTCACAGGGCACTGACTAATCTCAAAGCACAAGCATCAGCCATTGATCCATCCAAGTAAACTATCTTATCCTAACCTTAAAAGATTGATCAACAAAATAgtcatatatttaataataaaaaaaccaaTCTTTGGGTCAATAATGTAGCTATCAGAAGCAATAATGTGGAAAAAAACATAGGTAGAGGAATCTATTTTCAAGTCAGAGACCaatatcttttattaattaaggCAAAATTGAACTTTACATCTAAAAGAGTACAAAGGCTCAGTGTCTGCTAAAGCATTTTCAGCTATGTTAAGATCAGAAAAGGCAAATTAATCTACAAAATGCAGTAACAGAAAGTAATGAAGGCTGCAATGCCACTTAAGATACAAAGTCTGTCTAACCTGCTTTCACTTCTCATCTTCTCCTCTTTTAACTCGCTTTGAACTTTTGAGTATAAATGACATGACTCAAGAACTTCACTATAGTTTTTGCTCCGATGGCAGCTCAAGGCCTCCTTGAGAATGAGCAAACTGTTTCTTCCATTAACATGAGCACCTTCCATGTCTTCCAACTGCATGCTCAGCTCAGTCAACTTGAGAGTTGTCTGTACACCCTCCTCCTCAGTATGAACAACTCTGAACTTCATACTTAGTATGCATTCTACCACTTGACATGGAAGAATATCTTTGGCAGGAAGAACAGATCCAAAGCGTATCACAAAATCCTTGTCTGTTGGCCAATGTCGTTGGCCCCCAAGAGGGCTCCAGCTAGCTAGATTAGCAGCTTGCttcatctttttgtttacAACAATCCAACTGAGCCGTAGTCCATCACGAAGCTCTTTCCACAGCTTTCcatcttttctctctttttccatGGAGAAAATTGGAGGAAGACCATCAGAAACCGAAAGGGTTACTTCACCTTCACCATCATCATCTCTAGCTGCATAGGTGGTCAGAATATCAATTCTAAATGGGCAGTTATAAAACCAACCATTAAATCCATTAGCATTTGGGATGCCCCATAGAACCTTTGAACATATGGCTTTATCTTTATATCTGATATCTACAATAGAAACAAAATCTGATGGtgaaatagtttcaaattcaTCCATATCACCATAGTATTCAGCTTCAGTCCATTCTTCTGGGTACTCAAGATATTTATTCCAGTGATACTCGCTGACTTCCTTGTTAACTATTAGAGGAAAACAATCTGCATAGAACTTTCTAAATCCACCAATTGAAGCTATCAAACTTTTGACATCCTCCCTATTGGTTGAAGGCCACATAGAAGAACATACATTTTCCCACAATCTCTCTTCTCTTGATATGGAACAAAATGCAGCACAAGTACATGCTGCAGTAGCCAAAGTTGGGCCATCGAGACGCCTCAATATGTCATAAAAGAGATCGGTGCTCAATGATGCTGTACTCTCAACTGATGCAACTGATGTAGCCATAGACCTCTGATCCACCAAGTCAAATAATATGCAATCAGGTCAATAAGTAATATTGatatagaataataaataGCTCAGCAAGTGAAGACAAAAGCATTCtggaataagaaaaaagatagagaaaggtagaaagaaacaaataagGAAGGACAATAGTCAATTAAGAATTGCAGGTCTTGCAACAAAAATTCAGTACAGGTATAGTTTGTTATTAGTGCAAAGTCTTCACTAACTCTCCTTAAACTACACAAAACCTGCAACTCTTCCATCTCAACAATGGAgcgaagagaaaataataataagtcttGTTGAGCAACAATCATTACAAGCATATGTTTCCCAACTGCCTAAAATAGTATACCATTTCCAACTTCTCTGCCTCCCCAACAAATACAGGGCCATCTAATTCGTCCAAGAATTCCTGCATCAACCATTTTCCTGTTTTTAAGGGCCTATACCACTTTTTTTCCTTCAGTTTGGGACTATTATACACTTAAATCTGTTAGGTAAACGACAGATTCAGTTCAAGAAATTGGTTCTCCCTGAACCCTTTTGAAATAACAGAAAATCAAGAGAGGTACCGATTGCCACGCCCAAACAAGGAGCAATTGGCTCAAGAAATTGAGAGTAATATCAGCGACTCACAACATGACAGGTGATTGATGACCACCTGGAAACTTTGATGACCTAAATGCTTGTAATTAGTAACTGACACTCATCCCACCACCCACGCACACAGCACAGATAAACAAGCACAAAACTCTGCAGATTCGGGCGAGGAGAAAATAGAGAGGCAGACAGATAATAATGCCAGAAACAAATACTGCCGGTGATGCCTTAAATAACGCGTATTCAGGAGTTACCATATTCAATATATTGTGTGGAAtcatcttttaaataaatcatacaaTACTACActgaaaattcacaaatgcAGCGGCTTCTCGAAATGAAAAACCATTTAAGATCAATCAACAAATGAATCAAGCACATAAAACAAACGCAAATGACCCAGTACAGAAGATCAAACTTCCATAAAAACCGTCTAATTAATGCATCACTAATCCATTCAAGTTGTGAGCATACAAATTATGAAAtctcaaaacccaaaaaaaaaaaaaaaaaaaggggccaTAAACGCTAGGCAATAAGTTCACTGACCTCAAAAATTAACCCGGCAAACCCAGATGGATCAGATGACAAATCCAATCTTTTAAAGAAAGCAAGTCGGACA encodes:
- the LOC102620366 gene encoding F-box protein At2g27310-like isoform X3 yields the protein MQEFLDELDGPVFVGEAEKLEMRSMATSVASVESTASLSTDLFYDILRRLDGPTLATAACTCAAFCSISREERLWENVCSSMWPSTNREDVKSLIASIGGFRKFYADCFPLIVNKEVSEYHWNKYLEYPEEWTEAEYYGDMDEFETISPSDFVSIVDIRYKDKAICSKVLWGIPNANGFNGWFYNCPFRIDILTTYAARDDDGEGEVTLSVSDGLPPIFSMEKERKDGKLWKELRDGLRLSWIVVNKKMKQAANLASWSPLGGQRHWPTDKDFVIRFGSVLPAKDILPCQVVECILSMKFRVVHTEEEGVQTTLKLTELSMQLEDMEGAHVNGRNSLLILKEALSCHRSKNYSEVLESCHLYSKVQSELKEEKMRSESRRNQGNAKASAARTN
- the LOC102620366 gene encoding F-box protein At2g27310-like isoform X4, with translation MQEFLDELDGPVFVGEAEKLEMRSMATSVASVESTASLSTDLFYDILRRLDGPTLATAACTCAAFCSISREERLWENVCSSMWPSTNREDVKSLIASIGGFRKFYADCFPLIVNKEVSEYHWNKYLEYPEEWTEAEYYGDMDEFETISPSDFVSIVDIRYKDKAICSKVLWGIPNANGFNGWFYNCPFRIDILTTYAARDDDGEGEVTLSVSDGLPPIFSMEKERKDGKLWKELRDGLRLSWIVVNKKMKQAANLASWSPLGGQRHWPTDKDFVIRFGSVLPAKDILPCQVVECILSMKFRVVHTEEEGVQTTLKLTELSMQLEDMEGAHVNGRNSLLILKEALSCHRSKNYSEVLESCHLYSKVQSELKEEKMRSESRNANGN
- the LOC102620366 gene encoding F-box protein At2g27310-like isoform X2, yielding MQEFLDELDGPVFVGEAEKLEMRSMATSVASVESTASLSTDLFYDILRRLDGPTLATAACTCAAFCSISREERLWENVCSSMWPSTNREDVKSLIASIGGFRKFYADCFPLIVNKEVSEYHWNKYLEYPEEWTEAEYYGDMDEFETISPSDFVSIVDIRYKDKAICSKVLWGIPNANGFNGWFYNCPFRIDILTTYAARDDDGEGEVTLSVSDGLPPIFSMEKERKDGKLWKELRDGLRLSWIVVNKKMKQAANLASWSPLGGQRHWPTDKDFVIRFGSVLPAKDILPCQVVECILSMKFRVVHTEEEGVQTTLKLTELSMQLEDMEGAHVNGRNSLLILKEALSCHRSKNYSEVLESCHLYSKVQSELKEEKMRSESSLLIRGCCRYASNKTAKAKG
- the LOC102620366 gene encoding F-box protein At2g27310-like isoform X5, with product MATSVASVESTASLSTDLFYDILRRLDGPTLATAACTCAAFCSISREERLWENVCSSMWPSTNREDVKSLIASIGGFRKFYADCFPLIVNKEVSEYHWNKYLEYPEEWTEAEYYGDMDEFETISPSDFVSIVDIRYKDKAICSKVLWGIPNANGFNGWFYNCPFRIDILTTYAARDDDGEGEVTLSVSDGLPPIFSMEKERKDGKLWKELRDGLRLSWIVVNKKMKQAANLASWSPLGGQRHWPTDKDFVIRFGSVLPAKDILPCQVVECILSMKFRVVHTEEEGVQTTLKLTELSMQLEDMEGAHVNGRNSLLILKEALSCHRSKNYSEVLESCHLYSKVQSELKEEKMRSESRLDRLCILSGIAAFITFCYCIL
- the LOC102620366 gene encoding F-box protein At2g27310-like isoform X1 encodes the protein MQEFLDELDGPVFVGEAEKLEMRSMATSVASVESTASLSTDLFYDILRRLDGPTLATAACTCAAFCSISREERLWENVCSSMWPSTNREDVKSLIASIGGFRKFYADCFPLIVNKEVSEYHWNKYLEYPEEWTEAEYYGDMDEFETISPSDFVSIVDIRYKDKAICSKVLWGIPNANGFNGWFYNCPFRIDILTTYAARDDDGEGEVTLSVSDGLPPIFSMEKERKDGKLWKELRDGLRLSWIVVNKKMKQAANLASWSPLGGQRHWPTDKDFVIRFGSVLPAKDILPCQVVECILSMKFRVVHTEEEGVQTTLKLTELSMQLEDMEGAHVNGRNSLLILKEALSCHRSKNYSEVLESCHLYSKVQSELKEEKMRSESRLDRLCILSGIAAFITFCYCIL